A genomic region of Miscanthus floridulus cultivar M001 chromosome 3, ASM1932011v1, whole genome shotgun sequence contains the following coding sequences:
- the LOC136547155 gene encoding anthocyanidin 3-O-glucosyltransferase-like — MGSSHVAVVAFPFSSHAPKLLMVARALATAAPSTTFSFISTADFLAWLGIAAVPGNLRFVEVPAAGGDDQGTMPWRRMELFVEAAEAGGLRQALEMARAAAGGAMVSCVVGDVFMSMAAEAGVPWVAVWTGGPCALLAHLIGDAIREDIGDQAANRADELLTSHPGLGSYRVRDLPFGGVGASGDMHRVMSLLLSRLAQRLPRAATAVALNAFPGLFPQDVSAALADALPNSLPIGPYHLLPGAAAPADDPHGCLAWLAQRPAGTVAYVSFGTVAALPPDELRELASGLEASGAPFLWSLREDAWALLPPGFVDRAKANGSGLLVPWTPQAAVLRHPAVGAFVTHSGWGAVVEGMSGGVPMACRPFFGDQQMNARAVARMWCFGTAFGDDTPMTSGGVAEVVTSLLTGAEGARMRATARDLQARVLKAFGPDGGSLNNFHNFVEVVCARV; from the exons ATGGGGTCATCGCACGTCGCCGTGGTGGCTTTTCCCTTCTCCTCCCACGCCCCGAAGCTCCTCATGGTCGCGCGCGCCCTCGCCACCGCGGCGCCGTCCACGACCTTCTCCTTCATCTCCACCGCCGACTTCCTGGCGTGGCTTGGTATCGCGGCGGTCCCGGGGAACCTGCGCTTTGTGGAGGTGCCGGCTGCAGGAGGCGACGATCAGGGAACCATGCCGTGGCGTCGGATGGAGCTGTTTGTCGAGGCCGCGGAGGCTGGTGGCCTCAGGCAGGCGTTAGAAATGGCACGCGCCGCGGCTGGGGGCGCCATGGTGAGCTGCGTCGTCGGGGACGTCTTCATGTCCATGGCCGCAGAGGCCGGGGTGCCCTGGGTCGCAGTCTGGACGGGCGGCCCGTGCGCGCTCCTGGCACACCTCATCGGCGACGCGATCCGCGAGGACATCGGTGACCAGG CCGCGAACAGGGCCGACGAGCTTCTGACCTCCCACCCAGGCCTCGGGAGCTACCGCGTCCGCGACCTCCCCTTCGGCGGCGTCGGCGCCAGCGGCGACATGCACCGTGTCATGAGCCTCCTCCTCAGTCGCCTGGCGCAGCGCCTgccccgcgccgccaccgccgtcgcgcTCAATGCCTTCCCGGGCCTCTTCCCGCAGGACGTGTCCGCGGCCCTCGCCGACGCGCTCCCCAACTCCCTCCCCATCGGCCCCTACCACCTCCTCCcgggcgccgccgcgccagccgaCGACCCCCACGGCTGCCTTGCCTGGCTCGCTCAGCGCCCCGCTGGCACCGTGGCGTACGTCAGCTTCGGCACGGTCGCGGCGCTGCCACCGGACGAGCTTCGTGAGCTGGCCTCCGGGCTCGAGGCCAGCGGCGCGCCCTTCCTGTGGTCGCTTCGGGAGGACGCATGGGCGCTGCTCCCGCCGGGGTTCGTGGACCGCGCCAAGGCCAACGGCTCCGGGCTCCTGGTGCCATGGACGCCGCAGGCCGCGGTGCTGCGGCACCCGGCAGTGGGCGCGTTCGTCACGCACTCCGGCTGGGGGGCCGTCGTCGAGGGGATGTCCGGCGGCGTGCCCATGGCGTGCCGCCCCTTCTTCGGCGACCAGCAGATGAATGCGCGTGCTGTGGCACGCATGTGGTGCTTCGGCACCGCGTTCGGCGACGACACGCCGATGACGAGCGGTGGCGTGGCGGAGGTGGTGACGTCGCTGCTGACAGGGGCTGAAGGGGCCCGGATGAGGGCTACGGCGCGGGACCTGCAGGCCAGGGTGCTCAAGGCGTTCGGGCCCGACGGCGGATCCTTGAACAACTTCCACAATTTTGTCGAGGTTGTTTGTGCTCGTGTGTGA